The sequence below is a genomic window from Sphingobacterium sp. ML3W.
ACCCTCTTTTTTTCAGTGTCCGTCCTTTCGAACCGACCGTTCCTCCCTTGCGGAGTGGTGCAAAGATAGACCATTTTTATAATCACTTCCAAAAGTTTTCTTGAAATGATTTAATGAAATACGCTAAAACACTAGCAATCTGCGGAATAATTTTATGGTTAAACATCTAATCAATAGAAAATGATTTAGAAGAAGAGGAAAATGACTTTACAATCAATAGATTCTTTAGGTATATCATATATTTATAAATATCTTTATCAATCCAAAAAACCATAAATAGAAATCACAATGGCTAAGACAACCTTAAAGGATATCTCTAAAGCACTCAATATTTCAATCTCTACAGTATCAAAAGCCCTATCCGACAGTTATGAAATTAGCGACAGAACCAAAAAACTCGTTCAGGAATATGCTACAGAGATGAATTTTAGCGTAAACAAAGTGGCACAAAGCTTAAAAATTGGAAAAACAAATACCATAGGGGTCATTGTTTGCGCTATCAACAATACATTTATCGCTGAAATATTAGATGGAATTCAAAAAGCATCAATAGAAACAGGCTACGATATCATCATCATGCAAAGCAGAGAAGACATTTTAGTCGAAAAATCCTGTATTGAAGTCTTAAACGCTAGAGGTATTGACGGTCTATTAATTTCTCCCGTAAGTGAAACCTCTAATATAACCTTACTCAAAGAACTTCAGGAGAGCGGAAAACCAGTTGTCATATTTGACAGAACCGTAAACCAACTAAAAACAGATAAAGTTGGTGTAAATAATTTCGATGGTGCTTACAAAGC
It includes:
- a CDS encoding LacI family DNA-binding transcriptional regulator, which gives rise to MAKTTLKDISKALNISISTVSKALSDSYEISDRTKKLVQEYATEMNFSVNKVAQSLKIGKTNTIGVIVCAINNTFIAEILDGIQKASIETGYDIIIMQSREDILVEKSCIEVLNARGIDGLLISPVSETSNITLLKELQESGKPVVIFDRTVNQLKTDKVGVNNFDGAYKATKHLIEQGRTNILHITGHQLGVSKDRLNGYKEALREFNIPLNPYYFIECNIQDTEILDQQIKNAIQKTLNSEIKLNAIFGATDVITTRTLGILADLNIKVPEEIAVIGFSNISIPSSLNPALSRVKQPASKIGHIAMTKLIYLIKHPAYTEFETIELENTIEIRKSSLLT